The nucleotide window CGAGCTCCCCGTCTATTATGGGAAAGACTAGGCTTGGGCCGAGGAGGGTGGCTCTAAGGTGAGAGTGGGCGTTGTCGTCTATCCGGCCATGCAGATAGCCCTTTTCTTTGGGCACCAGCTCTCTCAGGAGCCTTCTAAAGTCCTCAAGAAGGCCCTCCTCGTGCTCTATCGCAACCACAGCCCCTGTGGCTCCGGGAACAAATATCAGAACCTGGCCGTTGGTGATCTCACTCTCAGCCACGAAGCGCTCGACCTCGTCCGTTATATCTATTAGGTCTATTTCTCCCCTCGTCGAGAACCGGAGCTCCTTCCTTACCACCCTCATCCTTCCACCCCCTAAAGGTTCTCCTCAATCCTCCTGAGCTTCTTCAAGACATCAAACGGGTCCGAGCCAAATATGTAAACGCAGGGCTCTATCCCAAACCCTCCCCTGTCAACGACGGCGTCCAATTCCCTCTCTCGGAAGAGGGCCGCTATAGCGTCCTCAGTTTCCTCCTCACTCCTCCTCTCCTTCTTGAGGAATGCCACCCTTAGGTCGGCCCTCTTTAGGGCCTCTTCAACATCACCCCCTGCCCTTATGTTCAGCACCGAGCGGACCTCAGGCCTCACGTTCGAGACCTTTACGAGGAGCCTAGCGGTATGCCTGCTGACCCCGAACTCGGGAGGCATCGCGAAGGCCCTTCCCCTCACGACCGTTATCCTTCCAGGAATTGCGGCCACATCCTCGGGTCCTCGGGGGTTCGGCAGGGCGTAGGCGAAGTTGCTCCTTATCTCAGGGATTAAGCTTGGGAACTTTTCATCCTCAAGAAGGGAGCGGAGGGCAATTGAAAGAAGTTCAAGGATCTCTCTCCTTTCCCTACCCTTTGGTATTATCTCCTGGCAGACTATCCCCGATATCCCGGAATACCTCTCGTAGGCCATACAGAAGTCAGGATCTGCAAGCATCTCGAAGAACTTCGCTTCGACGAACTTCACAAGATCTTCCTTTTTGGCCCCCTCAAAAATCATTTCGGCGACAGAATTTGCGATCCTCTCAACCTTCTCCCCTAGGCTCCCCTCCAGCTTTTTGTAGCTTCCTGAGAGGTATTTGCTGACCATCGCCTGGGTTATCCCGAGATGTTCCCCTATCTTCGATTGTGGCATCCCCTTTGAATAAAGTATTTCCGCTATCTTTGCCCTTAAAAATGGCATGATGACCTCTGCCCAGAAGACGGAAGGCGTTTTCACTTCTTCCCCACCCCCGCCGCCAAGATTACAAGCAGGAGCATGATTCCAGGCCCACAAACGATTGTCTCGGTCGGAGTCGCAGAACTTGGGAGGACAGGAGGATTCTCAGGAGCATCGTAGGTCCAAGCTTCAGAACTAATACACTTAACTAGGACAGCGTTCTCGCTCTCGAAGTACGGCTTCCATTCGCCGTCAAACCACCCAATCCTGGAGTTGTATCCCGCACGTCCGAACTCAGCAACCTTTGAGATTTTCGCGATGTCATCTTCCGAAACGTTTAGGACTCCAATATCCCTAAGCCATTCGAGCTCTATTCTAAGGGCCTCCGAAGCATTAAGGGAGTAGGGGTCAGCGATAGGCCGGAGACCCTCTCTCTTCACGGGCTCGAACCTAAGTTCTGCGTGGCACCCGATGACGGACAAAAGCGTCTCTATCTCTCTGTAATCTTCATCCGTGGGTTCTTCCCTGTCCATGATGAGCACGATGGCATTGTACCTTGCCTTAACTATCTTCTTTGGGTCTAGGCCCTTTTCTTGTAAGCATGAAAGGAACTCCGGAGTGGGCTTCCACATGCAATAGCCATTGTAGCAACCACAAGTCGTCAGCTTGAGGCAGTCGTACCATTCCCTATAAACACATATGGATACAATCTCTTTTGCCCCCTTCCGAGTGGTACATATCTCTCCAGAACAACCGCCCGTTGCGCAGTCCGCGTCGCTCCTGCACTCCCCCCCTTGGATAGGACTCAGCTCCACGAGGTACCTTCCCTTCGTGAATCTCCATCCATCAACCGCCCACCCTAGGGACTTGGCCTTCTCCCTTACGGAATCATCGAGAGGGGCTATAATCTCCACTTCGGCCTTCAAATCCGTGGTGTTTCTCAACTCTAGGGGTATCTGGATGCGAAGGTGGAGATATGTATCATTCCACAAGATCACTATGAGGCGGGGATCGTAATGGGACCGGTAGACTATTCGCCCGT belongs to Pyrococcus yayanosii CH1 and includes:
- a CDS encoding secondary thiamine-phosphate synthase enzyme YjbQ; translation: MRVVRKELRFSTRGEIDLIDITDEVERFVAESEITNGQVLIFVPGATGAVVAIEHEEGLLEDFRRLLRELVPKEKGYLHGRIDDNAHSHLRATLLGPSLVFPIIDGELVRGTWQQIFFVELDTRPRKRKVILQAIGD
- a CDS encoding thiamine-phosphate synthase family protein, whose protein sequence is MKTPSVFWAEVIMPFLRAKIAEILYSKGMPQSKIGEHLGITQAMVSKYLSGSYKKLEGSLGEKVERIANSVAEMIFEGAKKEDLVKFVEAKFFEMLADPDFCMAYERYSGISGIVCQEIIPKGRERREILELLSIALRSLLEDEKFPSLIPEIRSNFAYALPNPRGPEDVAAIPGRITVVRGRAFAMPPEFGVSRHTARLLVKVSNVRPEVRSVLNIRAGGDVEEALKRADLRVAFLKKERRSEEETEDAIAALFRERELDAVVDRGGFGIEPCVYIFGSDPFDVLKKLRRIEENL
- a CDS encoding CGP-CTERM-anchored Cys-rich protein; translated protein: MRRPYILIFFLLLSILRPVSACISPADPYAVEVELNKPGITFDLTPLLRAENILLDNGRIVYRSHYDPRLIVILWNDTYLHLRIQIPLELRNTTDLKAEVEIIAPLDDSVREKAKSLGWAVDGWRFTKGRYLVELSPIQGGECRSDADCATGGCSGEICTTRKGAKEIVSICVYREWYDCLKLTTCGCYNGYCMWKPTPEFLSCLQEKGLDPKKIVKARYNAIVLIMDREEPTDEDYREIETLLSVIGCHAELRFEPVKREGLRPIADPYSLNASEALRIELEWLRDIGVLNVSEDDIAKISKVAEFGRAGYNSRIGWFDGEWKPYFESENAVLVKCISSEAWTYDAPENPPVLPSSATPTETIVCGPGIMLLLVILAAGVGKK